Proteins encoded within one genomic window of Amorphoplanes friuliensis DSM 7358:
- a CDS encoding ABC transporter permease — protein MTQIVTDPEVAATVAADERRAERTDRIVGLVQRQGALAVLVVVVLIAAASFPNFRSFDNAGTILIAAAPPALIALGMTFVIITGGIDLSVGSLYVLGGVVSAYASQWGLVPAVLAPLAVCGLIGVINGVLIAYTRMAPFIVTLAALLGARGLMRAISSEGSNTYLVESDAFRSFGTGSFLGIGYPVWLVVVIFVLGMVLLSRTRFGHAVYAIGGSEDAASLMGIAVRRTKVWVYVMSGLLAGLAGAINAAKLGSGVTVLGTGMELDAIAAVVIGGTLLTGGAGTIAGTIAGVLLLGVIQNMINQVGNVPSSYQQVISGAFLAVVVVAQTYLVKFRRVT, from the coding sequence GTGACCCAGATCGTCACGGATCCGGAGGTCGCGGCCACCGTCGCCGCCGACGAACGCCGGGCCGAACGCACCGACCGCATCGTCGGCCTGGTGCAGCGCCAGGGTGCGCTCGCGGTGCTCGTCGTGGTCGTCCTCATCGCGGCCGCCTCGTTCCCCAACTTCCGCAGCTTCGACAACGCCGGCACGATCCTGATCGCGGCGGCACCGCCCGCGCTCATCGCGCTGGGCATGACCTTCGTGATCATCACCGGCGGGATCGACCTGTCGGTCGGCTCGCTCTACGTGCTGGGTGGGGTCGTCTCCGCGTACGCGTCGCAGTGGGGTCTGGTCCCCGCGGTCCTCGCGCCGCTCGCGGTCTGTGGGCTCATCGGGGTGATCAACGGTGTGCTCATCGCGTACACGCGGATGGCGCCGTTCATCGTGACCCTGGCCGCCCTGCTGGGGGCGCGGGGTCTGATGCGCGCGATCAGCAGCGAGGGCTCGAACACCTACCTCGTCGAGAGCGACGCGTTTCGCAGCTTCGGCACCGGCTCGTTCCTCGGCATCGGCTACCCCGTCTGGCTCGTCGTGGTGATCTTCGTGCTCGGCATGGTGCTGCTGTCCCGCACCCGCTTCGGCCACGCCGTCTACGCCATCGGCGGCAGCGAGGACGCCGCGAGCCTGATGGGCATCGCCGTCCGGCGTACCAAGGTCTGGGTCTATGTGATGTCCGGCCTGCTCGCCGGTCTGGCCGGGGCGATCAACGCCGCCAAGCTCGGCTCGGGTGTCACGGTTCTCGGCACCGGCATGGAGCTCGACGCGATCGCCGCCGTTGTCATCGGCGGCACACTCCTGACCGGCGGCGCGGGCACGATCGCCGGCACCATCGCCGGTGTCCTCCTCCTCGGCGTGATCCAAAACATGATCAACCAGGTCGGCAACGTGCCCAGCAGCTACCAGCAGGTCATCAGCGGTGCGTTCCTCGCGGTGGTGGTCGTCGCCCAGACGTACCTGGTCAAGTTCCGCCGCGTGACCTGA
- a CDS encoding thiol-disulfide oxidoreductase DCC family protein, with protein MQKPTFVYDGDCSFCTSCAQFIERRIPSHATVVPWQFADLDRLGLTLEQVEEAVQWVGPDGTVASGPDAIALLLRDAGRFWEVPGRALQFKPVGLLAWPAYRWVAGHRHLLPGGTAACSLPQAQR; from the coding sequence ATGCAAAAGCCCACCTTCGTGTACGACGGCGACTGCTCGTTCTGCACGTCCTGCGCGCAGTTCATCGAGCGCCGCATCCCGTCACACGCGACCGTGGTGCCCTGGCAGTTCGCGGACCTCGACCGGCTCGGGCTCACCCTCGAGCAGGTCGAGGAAGCCGTGCAGTGGGTCGGCCCCGACGGCACGGTCGCCTCGGGCCCGGACGCCATCGCGCTGCTGCTGCGCGACGCCGGCCGCTTCTGGGAGGTCCCCGGCCGGGCCCTGCAGTTCAAGCCCGTCGGCCTGCTGGCCTGGCCGGCCTACCGCTGGGTCGCGGGCCACCGCCACCTTCTGCCCGGCGGCACCGCCGCCTGCTCCCTCCCCCAGGCCCAGCGCTAA